A single Klebsiella variicola DNA region contains:
- a CDS encoding PsiF family protein, producing MKITLLMTLLFGLIFISAVGAAEKTPTPQQQKMTDCNQQASAKALKGDERKTFMSQCLKKETTTSQGKALTPQQQKMSDCNKAASAKSLKGDERSTFMSTCLKKA from the coding sequence ATGAAAATAACCTTACTAATGACTCTACTGTTTGGCTTGATCTTTATCAGCGCGGTTGGCGCGGCAGAAAAAACGCCCACTCCACAGCAGCAAAAGATGACGGACTGCAATCAGCAAGCGTCAGCCAAAGCGCTGAAAGGAGATGAGCGCAAAACGTTTATGAGCCAGTGCCTGAAAAAAGAGACCACTACGTCGCAAGGAAAAGCGCTCACCCCTCAGCAGCAGAAGATGAGCGACTGCAACAAAGCGGCCTCGGCAAAATCGTTGAAGGGTGATGAACGCAGTACCTTCATGAGTACCTGCCTGAAGAAAGCCTGA
- the phoA gene encoding alkaline phosphatase, which produces MEMTKVKLSALFIALVPLLGSPVIHAETTAAPVLENRAAQGDITTPGGARRLTGDQTEALRASLINKPAKNVILLIGDGMGDSEITAARNYAQGAGGFFKGIDALPLTGQYTHYSLDKKTGKPDYVTDSAASATAWTTGVKTYNGALGVDIHENAHQTLLELAKAAGLATGNVSTAELQDATPAALVAHVTSRKCYGPTVTSEKCPSNALEKGGKGSITEQLLNARPDVTLGGGAKTFAETATAGEWQGKTLREQAEARGYQIVTDAASLAAATDASQAKPLLGLFADGNMPVRWEGPKASYHGNIDKAPVTCTPNPKRDASVPTLAQMTEKAIDLLSRNEKGFFLQVEGASIDKQDHAANPCGQIGETVDLDEAVQKALEFARKDGNTLVIVTADHAHASQIIPADSKAPGLTQALNTHDGAVMVMSYGNSEEESMEHTGTQLRIAAYGPHAANVVGLTDQTDLFSTMKAALSLK; this is translated from the coding sequence ATGGAGATGACAAAAGTGAAATTAAGCGCCCTGTTTATTGCCCTGGTTCCTCTGCTGGGCTCGCCGGTTATTCATGCAGAAACGACTGCTGCGCCGGTTCTGGAAAATCGCGCTGCGCAGGGAGATATCACCACTCCCGGCGGCGCGCGTCGTTTAACCGGAGATCAAACCGAAGCGCTGCGCGCCTCGTTAATCAATAAGCCGGCTAAAAACGTTATTTTGCTGATTGGCGATGGCATGGGTGATTCGGAAATTACCGCTGCGCGAAATTATGCGCAAGGGGCGGGCGGTTTCTTTAAAGGGATTGACGCCTTGCCGTTAACCGGGCAGTACACGCACTATTCGCTGGATAAAAAAACCGGGAAACCGGACTACGTGACCGACTCGGCGGCGTCCGCCACTGCCTGGACCACCGGCGTCAAGACCTATAACGGCGCGCTGGGCGTCGATATTCATGAGAACGCGCATCAGACCCTCCTCGAGCTGGCGAAAGCGGCGGGGCTGGCCACCGGCAACGTTTCCACCGCCGAGCTGCAGGACGCCACCCCCGCAGCGCTGGTGGCGCATGTGACATCGCGTAAATGTTACGGCCCCACGGTCACCAGTGAAAAATGCCCCAGCAATGCGCTGGAGAAAGGGGGCAAAGGCTCCATTACCGAACAGCTGCTGAACGCCCGGCCGGATGTCACCTTAGGCGGCGGGGCGAAGACCTTTGCCGAAACGGCGACGGCGGGCGAGTGGCAGGGCAAAACCCTGCGCGAGCAGGCGGAAGCGCGCGGCTACCAGATTGTGACCGACGCGGCTTCCCTTGCCGCCGCGACTGACGCCAGTCAGGCTAAGCCGCTGCTGGGTCTCTTCGCCGATGGCAATATGCCGGTTCGCTGGGAAGGGCCGAAGGCGTCTTATCACGGCAATATCGATAAGGCGCCGGTGACCTGTACGCCAAACCCGAAACGCGACGCCTCGGTGCCGACGCTGGCGCAGATGACGGAGAAAGCGATTGACCTGCTGAGCCGCAACGAGAAAGGTTTCTTCCTGCAGGTGGAAGGCGCTTCCATCGATAAACAGGATCATGCGGCGAATCCGTGTGGCCAGATCGGCGAAACCGTAGACCTCGACGAAGCGGTGCAGAAGGCGCTGGAGTTTGCGCGAAAAGACGGCAATACCCTGGTGATCGTCACCGCCGACCATGCGCACGCCAGCCAGATCATTCCGGCGGACAGCAAAGCCCCGGGACTGACCCAGGCTCTGAATACCCACGATGGCGCAGTGATGGTCATGAGCTACGGCAACTCTGAGGAAGAGTCGATGGAGCATACCGGCACCCAGCTGCGCATTGCGGCCTACGGTCCACACGCGGCTAACGTCGTCGGCCTGACCGACCAGACCGACCTGTTCTCGACCATGAAAGCCGCCCTGAGTCTGAAATAA
- the iraP gene encoding anti-adapter protein IraP encodes MKNLIAELLVKLAQKEEEAKELTVQVEALEIVVTALLRHMEHDAQQALIQDIEQAIDQVTPCPPVNDQDAMLLQQYLKKLLRHPRS; translated from the coding sequence ATGAAGAATCTCATTGCTGAGTTACTGGTTAAACTGGCGCAAAAGGAAGAAGAAGCAAAGGAACTGACGGTGCAGGTTGAAGCGCTGGAGATCGTGGTCACCGCATTATTGCGCCATATGGAGCATGATGCCCAGCAGGCATTGATTCAGGATATAGAACAGGCGATTGACCAGGTGACGCCCTGTCCGCCGGTCAACGACCAGGATGCGATGCTGCTGCAGCAATATCTAAAGAAGCTGTTGCGGCATCCTCGTAGCTAG
- a CDS encoding multidrug efflux MFS transporter has product MESWKVNLISVWFGCFFTGLAISQILPFLPLYVSQLGVTSHEALSMWSGLTFSVTFLVSAIVSPMWGSLADRKGRKLMLLRASLGMAIAILLQAFATNVWQLFILRAIMGLTSGYIPNAMALVASQVPRERSGWALSTLSTAQISGVIGGPLLGGFLADHVGLRMVFFITAILLTISFLVTLFLIKEGGRPQVSKSERLTGKQVLASLPYPGLVISLFFTTLVIQLCNGSIGPILALFIKSMAPDSNNIAFLAGMIAAVPGVSALISAPRLGKLGDRIGTSRILLATLCCAVVMFFAMSFVTTPLQLGTLRFLLGFADGAMLPAVQTLLLKYSSDSVTGRIFGYNQSFMYLGNVAGPLIGASVSAMAGFRWVFIATAIIVFINLWQLAWMLRRTRRANA; this is encoded by the coding sequence ATGGAATCCTGGAAGGTTAATCTCATCTCCGTCTGGTTTGGTTGCTTTTTTACCGGCCTGGCGATCAGTCAAATTCTCCCTTTTTTGCCCCTCTACGTCTCCCAGCTGGGCGTTACCTCGCATGAAGCGCTGTCGATGTGGTCGGGGCTGACCTTCAGCGTGACTTTTCTTGTCTCGGCGATCGTCTCGCCGATGTGGGGGAGCCTGGCAGACCGCAAAGGCCGCAAGCTGATGCTGCTGCGTGCCTCGCTGGGGATGGCGATTGCTATTTTACTGCAGGCCTTCGCCACTAACGTCTGGCAGCTGTTTATCCTGCGGGCGATCATGGGCTTAACCTCCGGTTATATCCCCAACGCCATGGCGCTGGTGGCCTCCCAGGTGCCGCGCGAGCGCAGCGGCTGGGCGCTGAGCACGCTATCAACCGCGCAAATCAGCGGCGTGATCGGCGGCCCGCTGCTGGGCGGCTTCCTGGCGGACCACGTCGGGCTGCGGATGGTCTTTTTTATTACGGCGATCCTGCTGACCATCAGTTTTCTGGTGACCCTGTTTCTGATCAAAGAGGGAGGGCGCCCTCAGGTCAGTAAAAGCGAGCGCCTCACCGGAAAACAAGTCCTTGCCTCTTTACCCTATCCGGGGCTGGTGATCAGCCTGTTCTTCACCACCCTGGTGATCCAGTTGTGCAACGGCTCAATTGGCCCGATCCTGGCGCTGTTTATCAAATCGATGGCGCCGGACAGCAACAATATCGCCTTTCTGGCCGGGATGATCGCCGCGGTGCCTGGCGTGTCGGCGCTGATTTCTGCGCCACGGCTGGGTAAGTTAGGCGATCGCATCGGTACCTCGCGGATCCTGCTCGCGACGCTCTGCTGCGCAGTGGTGATGTTTTTCGCCATGTCTTTTGTCACCACCCCGCTGCAATTGGGTACGCTGCGTTTCCTGCTCGGCTTTGCCGATGGCGCGATGCTCCCGGCGGTGCAGACTTTATTGCTGAAATACAGCAGCGACAGCGTCACCGGACGCATCTTTGGCTATAACCAGTCGTTTATGTATCTGGGCAACGTCGCCGGGCCGCTGATTGGCGCCTCTGTATCGGCGATGGCCGGCTTCCGCTGGGTGTTTATTGCTACCGCCATTATCGTTTTCATTAACCTCTGGCAGCTGGCATGGATGCTGCGCCGCACCCGCCGGGCTAACGCCTGA
- a CDS encoding extensin family protein, which yields MRGKTLLVLAGLLGAGLLGYRYLPPHLNPLAPLALDDPPGWLTSFKLRRLTADQCASLLAEANRRRLIASQPVADSEGSCPLHNVVRVANFGSVTLSSSFLASCPLALSSALYVEQQAKPLTRQLMASDLRQIDHLGSFACRNIYHRQQARRSEHATADALDVSGFRLADGRRVSVLQGWRSETSHPWLAALLNNSCHYFGNALGPEYNAAHANHFHLGMRGQGFCF from the coding sequence GTGAGAGGAAAGACGCTGCTGGTGCTGGCCGGGCTGCTCGGCGCGGGCCTGTTAGGATACCGCTATCTGCCGCCGCACCTGAATCCGCTGGCGCCGCTGGCGCTTGACGATCCCCCGGGCTGGTTGACGTCATTCAAGCTGCGCAGGCTGACGGCAGACCAGTGCGCCTCCCTGCTGGCGGAAGCCAATCGCCGCCGGCTTATCGCCAGCCAGCCGGTGGCGGACAGCGAGGGAAGCTGCCCGCTGCATAACGTGGTGCGGGTAGCGAATTTTGGCAGCGTGACGCTGAGCAGCAGTTTCCTCGCCAGCTGCCCGCTGGCGCTGAGCAGTGCGCTGTATGTCGAGCAGCAGGCGAAACCGCTGACCCGTCAACTGATGGCGAGCGATCTGCGCCAGATCGATCATCTCGGCAGCTTCGCCTGTCGCAATATCTACCATCGGCAACAGGCGCGGCGCAGTGAACACGCCACGGCGGACGCGCTGGACGTCAGCGGTTTCCGCCTGGCGGACGGCCGACGCGTCAGCGTCCTGCAGGGCTGGCGGAGCGAGACCTCGCATCCCTGGCTGGCGGCGCTGTTGAACAACAGCTGCCACTACTTCGGCAACGCGCTGGGGCCAGAGTACAATGCGGCTCACGCCAATCATTTTCATCTGGGGATGCGCGGGCAGGGCTTCTGCTTTTGA